A window of the Oscillospiraceae bacterium genome harbors these coding sequences:
- a CDS encoding APH(3') family aminoglycoside O-phosphotransferase, whose product MFDINQLPENIFRKVRGLTYNKDSIGESGSDVLLFDEMALKIENTCESANNEKIMLEWLDGKLPVPRIVEFEQADAKNYLLMTRLRGEMACSDLNMASPEHMVKALADGLKMLWKVDVSSCPVKNGLDEKLKAAKYNIENDLVDLDDLNDDTLSEDGFSDIQALYDFLCAKRPKQDFALSLSHGDYCLPNVFVSGDKAVGFLDLGNAGVADIWQDIALCVRSFEHNLCLYGYNNNDFIKYKELLFNELGIKPDEEKIKYYILLDELF is encoded by the coding sequence ATGTTTGACATAAACCAACTTCCCGAAAACATATTCCGCAAGGTGCGCGGACTTACTTATAATAAAGATTCAATCGGAGAATCGGGCTCTGATGTGCTTTTATTTGATGAAATGGCTTTGAAAATCGAAAATACCTGTGAGTCGGCGAATAATGAAAAGATTATGCTAGAATGGCTCGATGGAAAGCTGCCCGTGCCGAGAATTGTCGAATTTGAACAAGCGGACGCAAAGAATTATCTTCTGATGACACGGCTGCGCGGTGAAATGGCCTGCTCTGACTTAAATATGGCGTCGCCTGAGCACATGGTAAAAGCATTGGCTGACGGATTGAAAATGCTTTGGAAAGTTGATGTTTCGTCCTGCCCGGTTAAAAACGGGCTTGATGAAAAGCTGAAAGCGGCAAAATACAATATTGAAAATGACCTTGTCGATTTGGATGACCTGAATGACGATACCTTAAGTGAAGACGGCTTTTCTGATATACAGGCACTTTATGATTTTCTTTGTGCCAAACGTCCCAAACAAGACTTTGCGCTTTCGCTTTCACATGGCGATTACTGTTTACCGAATGTATTCGTGTCCGGTGACAAAGCCGTGGGCTTTCTCGATCTCGGAAACGCCGGGGTTGCGGACATATGGCAGGATATCGCGCTGTGTGTGCGTTCTTTTGAACACAACCTCTGTTTATACGGGTATAACAACAATGATTTCATAAAATATAAAGAGCTGTTGTTTAACGAGCTCGGCATAAAGCCGGATGAAGAGAAAATAAAGTATTATATTCTTCTTGACGAGTTGTTTTGA
- a CDS encoding topology modulation protein (In Listeria monocytogenes this protein binds a specific sites on DNA, influencing the topology and transcription; regulates flaA, proU and ompC; is osmoregulated), translated as MININDYTKIILIGSGGSGKSTFAKQLGGVTGLPVIHLDNEFWRPGWVETPRDEWVEKQKQLISGEKWIIDGNYGGTLEMRFVAADLVIFLDINPVICVWSAARRTGKKRSDLPQELTEPKIFSKDFREFAKWIWNYPKTGRNKVIALHERYPDKAFLQIKSRRELKKYLKVKRNNG; from the coding sequence ATGATAAACATTAACGATTACACGAAGATAATTTTAATCGGCAGCGGCGGAAGCGGAAAGTCCACCTTTGCGAAACAGCTTGGCGGCGTTACCGGTCTGCCTGTCATTCATCTTGACAATGAATTCTGGCGTCCGGGATGGGTGGAAACGCCGCGCGACGAATGGGTTGAAAAGCAAAAACAGCTGATCAGCGGTGAAAAATGGATTATCGACGGAAATTACGGCGGAACGCTGGAAATGCGGTTTGTCGCGGCGGATTTAGTTATATTTCTCGATATAAACCCGGTTATCTGCGTTTGGTCGGCGGCAAGGAGAACCGGGAAAAAGCGCTCTGATTTGCCACAGGAATTAACTGAGCCAAAAATTTTCAGCAAGGATTTCCGGGAATTCGCCAAATGGATATGGAACTACCCTAAAACAGGGAGAAATAAGGTTATTGCGCTTCATGAGAGGTATCCGGATAAAGCGTTTTTACAGATAAAAAGCCGCAGGGAATTGAAGAAGTATCTGAAAGTAAAGAGGAATAATGGTTAA
- a CDS encoding HAD hydrolase-like protein, with product MIKAILFDFDGVLTTDATGSTSICNYISMYTGISLEAFKSEYYKYNNDLLYGKITHVDIWQKLCDNLNYNISMDILNDSFINTPIDKQMLFLAETLKIKGYKIGMITDNKADRINCIVKHLNWSKVFDVITVSANIGSGKNCEEIFIQTIESLNLLPNECVFIDNQEKNLIIPKQMGIMTIYFDHIKRDYENLINELSKIGCIL from the coding sequence ATGATTAAAGCAATACTTTTCGATTTTGACGGCGTATTGACAACAGACGCAACAGGCTCAACATCAATTTGCAATTATATATCAATGTATACTGGTATTAGTTTAGAAGCTTTTAAAAGTGAATATTACAAGTATAACAATGACCTTTTATATGGTAAAATTACACACGTTGATATATGGCAGAAGCTATGTGATAATCTGAATTATAATATCAGTATGGATATTCTTAATGACTCTTTTATAAATACGCCGATTGATAAACAAATGCTTTTTCTTGCCGAAACCTTGAAAATTAAAGGCTATAAAATCGGAATGATAACAGACAATAAAGCCGATCGCATAAACTGTATTGTAAAACACTTAAACTGGAGCAAAGTTTTTGATGTTATTACCGTTTCAGCTAATATTGGATCAGGAAAAAACTGTGAAGAAATATTCATTCAAACGATTGAAAGCTTAAATCTTTTACCAAATGAGTGCGTTTTCATTGATAACCAGGAGAAAAACCTCATTATACCGAAGCAAATGGGCATAATGACAATTTATTTCGATCATATAAAACGTGATTATGAAAATCTTATAAATGAATTATCAAAAATAGGGTGTATTTTATGA
- a CDS encoding N-acetyltransferase family protein, with the protein MEYKIRMARITDSDEILKIYEPYITDTDITFEIDVPSAEDFRIRTENIMKQYPYLVCECYGKIVGYAYASKHRERAAYKYSVDLSIYIMPEYHRLGIGRKLYNCLFDILKRQGFYTAYAAIALPNENSIALHKIMGFSEVGVFHNVGYKKGNWHDVIWLEKVLNEYENAPGIIKNINDIGKII; encoded by the coding sequence ATGGAATATAAAATTCGCATGGCTCGGATAACTGACTCTGATGAAATCTTGAAAATATACGAGCCGTATATTACCGACACTGATATTACTTTTGAAATTGATGTTCCGTCTGCTGAAGATTTTCGAATCAGAACTGAAAATATAATGAAGCAATATCCATATCTTGTCTGCGAATGCTATGGTAAGATTGTCGGTTATGCTTATGCTTCAAAACATCGCGAAAGAGCCGCATATAAATACAGCGTCGATTTGTCAATTTATATTATGCCGGAATATCACCGCCTCGGCATCGGGCGTAAGCTTTATAACTGCCTTTTCGATATATTGAAAAGGCAGGGCTTTTATACCGCATATGCGGCAATTGCTTTGCCCAATGAAAACAGCATCGCTCTCCATAAAATAATGGGCTTTAGTGAAGTCGGTGTTTTTCACAACGTTGGATATAAGAAGGGCAATTGGCATGATGTCATTTGGTTAGAAAAAGTCCTCAATGAATATGAGAATGCGCCGGGAATAATTAAAAATATAAATGATATCGGAAAAATCATATGA
- a CDS encoding MazG nucleotide pyrophosphohydrolase domain-containing protein, which yields MCITIEYLQEYIKSKDCNPEKKEQYFLKLSEEVGELARAIRKNLRPHSEEQIKEKIEEELWDVIYYALAIANTYDINLESVIPLKEKLNNEKYNTGIKFGDRL from the coding sequence ATGTGTATTACGATTGAATATCTTCAAGAATATATAAAATCAAAGGACTGCAACCCGGAAAAAAAGGAGCAGTATTTTCTTAAGCTTTCGGAAGAAGTCGGTGAGCTTGCGCGCGCAATTCGAAAAAATCTTCGCCCGCATTCTGAAGAGCAGATCAAAGAAAAAATAGAAGAAGAACTTTGGGATGTAATTTATTATGCGTTAGCAATCGCGAATACCTATGATATAAATCTTGAATCGGTGATTCCGCTTAAAGAAAAGTTAAACAACGAAAAATACAATACCGGAATTAAGTTTGGTGACAGATTATAA
- a CDS encoding HD domain-containing protein, which produces MNRIELLFDEIEKILDRMTNKDSRRAMNNHLYGVAQAAALIALRRGENTELATMAGILHDIAYCRSCDIEPYRIFDVTGANHAEKGSIAALEILTELNITTLEETRIICDAIKRHSDKNTVDKPFDEVLKDADVFSHGLHNVTSCNFRGERWDRLCEEFGIDNPRINN; this is translated from the coding sequence ATGAACAGAATTGAGTTGCTTTTTGATGAAATTGAAAAGATACTTGACCGAATGACAAATAAAGACTCCCGCCGCGCAATGAATAATCATTTATACGGTGTTGCACAGGCTGCCGCTCTGATAGCACTTCGGAGAGGTGAAAATACCGAGCTTGCGACGATGGCGGGAATTTTGCATGATATAGCATATTGCAGAAGCTGTGATATCGAGCCATACAGAATTTTTGATGTCACCGGTGCAAATCATGCCGAAAAAGGCTCTATCGCGGCATTGGAAATATTGACAGAATTAAATATTACCACTCTGGAGGAAACCAGGATAATTTGTGACGCGATAAAAAGGCACAGCGATAAGAATACTGTTGATAAACCATTCGACGAGGTGCTGAAGGATGCGGATGTTTTTTCCCATGGACTACATAATGTTACATCCTGTAATTTTCGAGGCGAGAGATGGGATCGGTTGTGTGAAGAATTCGGGATTGATAACCCGAGAATAAATAATTAA
- a CDS encoding DUF1848 domain-containing protein, with the protein MILSASRRTDIPCYYSEWFMNRIRAGYVLTRNPMNHAQLSRIAITPDVVDCIVFWTKDSGNIISCLPELDRMGYNYYFQFTLTPYDRTIEPNLRNKTKIEEAFIELSKHIGKERVKWRYDPIIINASLDIAYHKLHFLRMCEKLSPYTNTVTISFVDMYPKLRTKLILPITEDKITELSAFIGKTAKEYGIRAVACCEKNDLTPFGIQKASCIDRELIERILSERAKPEKIALDTLFPDRNQREGCGCCESIDIGAYNTCMNGCIYCYANNDPVSTARRHKAHDPNGELLFGAVGENEKITIRKVKRDARILSYNK; encoded by the coding sequence ATGATCCTCTCCGCCTCGCGCCGCACGGATATTCCGTGCTATTACTCCGAATGGTTCATGAACCGCATAAGGGCGGGATACGTTCTGACCCGCAATCCCATGAATCACGCGCAGCTCTCACGCATTGCCATAACGCCCGATGTCGTGGATTGTATCGTATTCTGGACAAAGGACTCGGGAAATATTATAAGCTGTCTTCCGGAGCTCGACCGGATGGGATATAATTATTATTTCCAATTCACGCTCACGCCGTATGACAGGACAATCGAGCCGAACCTCAGGAATAAAACCAAAATCGAAGAAGCCTTTATCGAGCTATCAAAGCATATCGGCAAAGAACGCGTCAAATGGCGGTATGACCCGATAATTATCAATGCTTCGCTTGATATCGCATATCATAAGCTTCATTTTTTGCGTATGTGTGAGAAACTCTCGCCATATACCAACACTGTTACAATCAGCTTTGTGGATATGTATCCAAAGCTGAGAACAAAACTGATCCTACCGATAACAGAGGATAAAATCACTGAGTTATCAGCGTTTATCGGTAAAACTGCAAAAGAATACGGCATCCGCGCTGTCGCCTGCTGTGAGAAAAACGACCTGACGCCGTTTGGAATACAAAAAGCTTCTTGTATCGACAGAGAGTTGATTGAGAGAATTCTTTCAGAAAGGGCGAAACCTGAGAAAATAGCACTTGACACATTATTTCCCGACAGGAATCAACGTGAAGGCTGCGGCTGTTGTGAGAGCATCGACATAGGCGCGTACAACACCTGCATGAATGGGTGCATATATTGCTATGCGAATAATGATCCCGTTTCAACGGCGCGCCGTCATAAAGCTCATGACCCGAATGGTGAGCTGCTTTTCGGAGCTGTCGGAGAAAATGAGAAAATAACTATAAGAAAGGTAAAGCGGGATGCACGCATCCTGTCGTATAATAAATAA
- a CDS encoding GNAT family N-acetyltransferase: MINVEQATEEKSIPIIENILMDAFIWLDGIGKPLWSKEQISWARLSRDFTPSDFYIAFMDGASVGCMALIDYDQNFWPDVKKGQSLFIHKLAVKRVAAGQGVSSALIDFAKNECIKRRIPALRLDTHALIPKLRAVYERNGFTLVEERVLFGKYHTAFYIWEIENKMTLNS, translated from the coding sequence ATGATTAATGTTGAGCAAGCGACAGAAGAAAAGAGCATTCCTATTATTGAAAATATTCTAATGGATGCCTTTATTTGGCTTGACGGTATCGGAAAGCCTTTATGGAGTAAAGAACAAATTTCTTGGGCACGACTATCGAGAGATTTTACGCCATCGGATTTTTATATTGCATTTATGGATGGTGCGTCGGTTGGGTGTATGGCACTTATCGATTACGATCAAAATTTTTGGCCTGATGTCAAAAAAGGTCAATCATTATTTATTCACAAGCTAGCAGTAAAACGTGTAGCGGCGGGGCAAGGAGTTTCTTCAGCATTGATAGATTTTGCAAAAAATGAATGTATAAAGCGGAGGATACCGGCTCTTCGCCTTGACACACATGCTCTTATTCCAAAACTAAGGGCGGTTTATGAACGTAATGGTTTTACACTTGTGGAAGAACGAGTTTTGTTCGGGAAATATCACACAGCTTTTTATATTTGGGAAATTGAAAATAAAATGACGCTAAATTCATAA
- the purN gene encoding phosphoribosylglycinamide formyltransferase: MNIAVFASHGGSDLQAIIDGCKNKKINGHVCAVISNNSDAYALQRARNEEIDCYCINATKHPNCSDLDMQLLDILVLHNTDMIFLAGYLKKIGIPILQKYDNRIFNIHPALLPKYGGKGMYGMNVHRAVVEAGEKVSGVTVHRVNEEYDSGDIVSQTRVDVLPNDTPESLAARILEREHSFLVEVVNNIISGKIKLGR, encoded by the coding sequence ATGAATATAGCTGTTTTTGCCTCTCATGGAGGTTCGGATTTACAGGCAATAATTGACGGTTGCAAGAACAAAAAAATAAATGGACATGTATGTGCGGTTATAAGTAATAATTCAGACGCTTACGCTCTTCAAAGAGCGAGAAATGAGGAAATTGATTGTTATTGTATCAATGCGACAAAGCACCCGAATTGTTCAGACTTGGATATGCAATTACTTGACATATTGGTCTTACATAATACAGATATGATATTTCTTGCGGGGTATTTAAAGAAAATAGGAATACCGATTCTTCAAAAATATGATAACAGAATTTTCAATATTCATCCTGCACTTCTTCCTAAATATGGAGGTAAGGGAATGTACGGAATGAATGTTCATAGAGCTGTTGTTGAAGCTGGCGAAAAAGTATCAGGCGTGACAGTCCATAGAGTAAATGAGGAATATGACAGCGGTGATATTGTATCTCAAACAAGAGTTGATGTTCTACCTAATGATACGCCTGAAAGCCTTGCGGCACGAATACTTGAGCGCGAACATTCTTTTTTAGTCGAGGTAGTCAATAATATTATTTCCGGAAAAATTAAGCTTGGAAGGTAA
- a CDS encoding ABC transporter ATP-binding protein, translated as MGAAETDKPRIKNSRGCYKKTGRINQIDFQNSEFFDLYTLGLNEIDVRAVSVLNSVASFLTAFLNFQIVFAVTATINNSFAFFGVIAAVFDFGLSIIKQKLYYKQNIDTTPDDRKRGYINRVTYQPEFTSDLKIYPNFIDLLVYRYKKATYAVKAIILKYSWKILLLDQCQQIPGTIFRYMIPWIYIAILLANGQISIPEATVLSASTLSIAGNLTSFMISSGSFYSHSLYINNLRKIYNYKEKIECDSGENINPSAPINIRVEDVSFSYTEKEINTINNIIMNINHGDKIAIVGYNGAGKTTLVKLLIHLYDIDGGKIIVNDRNISEYKTKSLRSRIAFLSQDFKIYNFSLAENVLMRPVLSNDDINLVNTALKKVGLYDKIIALSNGINTFITREFDETGTYFSGGEMQKLALARIYAGNYDCIILDESTSALDPVSEDEIIRTIFEIFKDKTIIMISHRLVTVKYVDRIYFMSHGCVCESGTHQELMSNGGDYCKFYSTQANKFQI; from the coding sequence ATGGGTGCCGCAGAAACAGATAAACCTCGGATCAAGAATTCGAGAGGATGTTATAAAAAAACCGGTAGAATAAATCAAATTGACTTTCAAAACAGCGAATTTTTTGACCTTTACACATTAGGACTGAATGAAATAGACGTTCGCGCAGTTTCTGTGCTCAACAGTGTAGCATCTTTTCTGACAGCATTTTTAAATTTTCAAATAGTTTTTGCAGTTACAGCAACAATCAACAACAGCTTTGCTTTTTTTGGTGTAATTGCTGCTGTATTTGACTTTGGACTTAGCATAATAAAACAAAAATTATATTATAAACAAAATATCGATACTACACCTGACGATCGTAAACGAGGATATATAAATCGTGTTACTTATCAACCGGAATTCACTTCAGATCTTAAAATATATCCTAACTTTATTGATCTTCTCGTTTATCGGTACAAAAAAGCTACGTACGCTGTAAAAGCGATTATATTAAAATACTCATGGAAAATATTACTGCTTGATCAATGTCAACAAATCCCCGGCACAATATTCAGATATATGATACCTTGGATTTATATAGCCATTCTTTTAGCAAACGGTCAGATTTCAATTCCGGAAGCGACAGTATTATCCGCTTCAACCTTGTCGATTGCGGGAAATCTAACATCATTTATGATTAGTTCTGGCTCATTTTATTCGCACAGTCTTTACATTAATAATCTTCGAAAAATTTATAATTATAAAGAAAAAATAGAATGTGACAGCGGTGAGAATATTAATCCTTCAGCACCAATTAATATTCGCGTTGAGGATGTTTCTTTTTCTTATACAGAAAAAGAAATAAATACAATTAATAATATAATTATGAATATTAACCACGGCGATAAAATAGCAATAGTCGGCTATAATGGAGCGGGAAAAACAACACTTGTTAAATTACTGATTCACTTATATGATATAGATGGCGGTAAAATTATAGTTAATGACAGGAATATTTCCGAATATAAAACCAAATCACTTCGTTCACGTATTGCATTTTTAAGTCAGGATTTTAAAATCTACAATTTTTCGCTTGCAGAAAATGTCCTCATGCGACCTGTTTTAAGTAATGATGATATTAATCTTGTAAATACTGCGTTAAAAAAAGTAGGATTATATGATAAAATTATAGCGTTGAGTAATGGGATAAACACTTTTATCACGCGTGAATTTGATGAGACAGGTACTTATTTTTCCGGTGGTGAGATGCAAAAGCTTGCACTCGCAAGAATTTATGCCGGAAATTACGACTGTATTATTCTCGATGAATCGACGAGTGCGCTTGATCCCGTAAGCGAAGATGAAATTATCCGCACGATATTTGAAATATTTAAAGATAAAACAATAATAATGATCTCTCATCGTTTAGTCACGGTAAAATATGTAGATCGAATTTATTTTATGTCTCATGGGTGTGTATGTGAGAGCGGAACTCATCAAGAACTAATGTCGAATGGTGGCGATTATTGCAAATTCTATTCTACGCAAGCGAATAAATTTCAAATATAG
- a CDS encoding GNAT family N-acetyltransferase, with protein sequence MEYIENKPTSAKAIADLRQSVGWDRMEDDYKNPLMTSYYHITVYDGEKLIGYIDTVSNGVTDAYIQDLMVHPDYQGKGIGTELMNRTIGYLKKHRIFMISIIFEEKLKPFYKRFGFFDMLSGQLQTYESE encoded by the coding sequence ATGGAATATATTGAAAACAAACCTACCTCCGCAAAAGCGATCGCCGACCTGCGTCAGTCCGTCGGCTGGGACCGCATGGAGGATGATTATAAAAATCCCCTGATGACTTCGTATTATCATATCACGGTATACGACGGCGAAAAATTGATTGGTTATATTGATACTGTTTCAAACGGCGTAACCGACGCGTACATACAGGATTTGATGGTTCATCCGGATTATCAGGGGAAAGGAATCGGAACAGAGCTGATGAACCGCACTATCGGATATCTGAAAAAGCACAGGATTTTTATGATTTCGATTATTTTTGAAGAAAAACTGAAACCGTTTTACAAGCGTTTCGGATTTTTTGATATGCTCAGCGGACAGCTGCAGACTTATGAAAGCGAGTAA
- a CDS encoding zinc dependent phospholipase C family protein has translation MATWMTHFRVADKFIDIIGKDKLDLPCFIFGNIAPDCGIPNDDNLTYTPDKDISHFGHTSNRDYAAFRENYLEDKSDKESFSFYLGYYLHLLTDAEWVCKIARPAEKQFKDSFTDKSSFICAIKTDWYDLDKLYLKKNPQMRAFSIFSGMKSFANIYFNFFPSTAFDWQLNRIRSFYLAPAGNLNREYKYLTEAELDGFMNESLIDMTEEMVRVV, from the coding sequence ATGGCTACCTGGATGACGCATTTTCGCGTTGCGGATAAATTTATCGACATCATAGGCAAAGACAAGCTTGATTTACCCTGCTTTATATTCGGAAATATCGCGCCGGATTGCGGAATCCCGAATGACGATAACCTTACGTATACGCCGGACAAGGATATTTCACATTTCGGGCATACAAGCAACCGTGATTATGCCGCTTTCAGAGAAAACTATTTAGAGGATAAAAGTGATAAAGAAAGCTTTTCTTTTTATCTGGGATATTATCTGCATCTGCTTACCGATGCGGAATGGGTTTGTAAAATCGCTCGTCCTGCAGAAAAGCAATTTAAGGACAGCTTTACCGATAAAAGCAGCTTTATATGCGCAATAAAAACAGATTGGTATGACCTCGACAAGTTGTATTTGAAGAAAAATCCCCAAATGCGCGCTTTTTCTATATTTTCGGGAATGAAGAGCTTTGCAAATATTTATTTTAATTTTTTCCCGTCTACTGCTTTTGACTGGCAGCTGAACAGAATACGCAGCTTTTATCTTGCCCCGGCCGGTAATCTCAATCGTGAATATAAGTATTTGACAGAGGCCGAGCTTGACGGATTTATGAATGAGTCACTTATAGATATGACGGAAGAAATGGTGAGGGTTGTATAG
- a CDS encoding sugar phosphate isomerase/epimerase produces the protein MDFGMPTLLEIKSLEDCAALCHELGLAFIELNMDLPEYQADMLDPTQLLDIAGRFGIYYTIHLEDTASPWDFNKRIAAAYIETVLQTIRIAKQISIPVLNMHFHQGEHFTLPERKAYLFKEYPHEYRQKLIAFRDTCTAAIGSADIKICIENTRSFQLDYVEEGISLLLKSPVFGLTFDIGHNAGNNFQQQPVIERNINRLCHMHLHDYERTRGDHLPLGEGELDLLKYVDIAKKYNCRVVLETKTINGIKQSENYIKRLISGFPY, from the coding sequence ATGGATTTCGGAATGCCAACACTACTTGAAATAAAATCGCTTGAGGACTGCGCTGCGCTCTGTCATGAATTGGGGCTTGCGTTTATCGAGCTGAATATGGATTTGCCTGAGTATCAAGCAGATATGCTCGACCCGACACAACTTTTGGACATTGCGGGACGATTCGGCATTTATTATACCATCCATCTTGAAGATACCGCTTCTCCGTGGGATTTTAATAAGCGCATTGCAGCGGCGTATATTGAAACCGTATTACAGACGATTAGAATTGCAAAACAGATAAGCATTCCGGTTTTGAATATGCACTTTCATCAAGGTGAACATTTTACCTTGCCTGAAAGAAAAGCGTATCTATTTAAGGAATACCCGCATGAGTACCGTCAGAAACTGATCGCATTTCGGGATACTTGCACGGCGGCTATTGGTAGCGCAGACATTAAAATATGTATTGAGAATACGCGTTCTTTTCAGCTTGACTACGTTGAGGAGGGTATTTCACTCTTACTTAAAAGCCCTGTATTTGGTCTAACATTTGATATTGGGCATAATGCAGGAAACAATTTTCAACAACAACCTGTAATTGAGCGTAACATAAACCGTTTGTGTCATATGCATTTACACGATTACGAAAGGACGCGCGGTGACCATCTCCCGCTTGGCGAGGGGGAATTGGATTTGTTAAAATATGTCGATATCGCAAAAAAATATAATTGCCGTGTGGTGCTTGAAACGAAGACCATAAATGGAATTAAGCAGTCGGAAAATTATATAAAGAGATTAATAAGCGGATTTCCATATTAA
- a CDS encoding NUDIX pyrophosphatase, producing MRAPFQILAIPYRIVNDTFAFCVMHRSDIDQWQFIAGGGEDAETPVEAAKREIFEEAGATVNDIIKLTFMTYVPANCFAERHRRLWPSDTYILPEYSFAFECNEEIVLSHEHTECAWMTYDEAYEKLKWDSNKTALYELKCRLENTK from the coding sequence ATGAGAGCACCATTTCAGATTCTTGCAATACCGTATAGAATAGTCAACGATACCTTTGCGTTTTGCGTTATGCACCGTTCGGACATTGACCAGTGGCAGTTTATCGCCGGAGGCGGCGAGGATGCGGAAACACCGGTTGAGGCGGCAAAACGCGAAATTTTCGAAGAAGCGGGAGCAACAGTTAATGATATAATAAAGCTCACCTTTATGACATACGTCCCCGCAAATTGCTTTGCGGAGCGTCACCGCAGGCTGTGGCCATCCGATACATATATTTTACCGGAATATAGCTTCGCGTTTGAATGCAACGAGGAAATAGTTTTATCGCATGAACATACGGAATGTGCCTGGATGACATACGATGAAGCTTATGAAAAACTCAAATGGGACTCAAATAAAACAGCTTTATATGAATTGAAATGCAGACTGGAGAATACAAAATGA
- a CDS encoding metallophosphoesterase, producing the protein MKLIVIADIHSNHIALESAIKMIDEINPDGIIFLGDYVTDCPYPQKTMKLLYLCIENYQCWFIRGNREDYLLNHQKNPNDGWCYSSSVGSLLYTYENLTKDDLRFFADMPLCRDIEINGSPVITACHSSPASTTEWIKDKPELLDKYIGEIKGDILLCGHTHRIGLYRNHDKTVLFCPSFGLPQDMNSDARFTVLELMDGKWSYKMLSIEIDIERLISEFEESGLSNKAPVWSRTIIKLLIEKRDAPMQCVSLAWDKAKADNYSGGTILPEAYWNEAAKELGI; encoded by the coding sequence ATGAAATTAATTGTAATAGCTGACATACATTCAAATCATATTGCGTTGGAGTCAGCTATAAAAATGATAGATGAAATAAATCCTGATGGAATTATTTTTCTTGGCGACTATGTTACCGATTGTCCATATCCACAGAAAACAATGAAGTTGCTATATTTGTGCATTGAAAATTATCAATGTTGGTTTATACGTGGCAACCGTGAAGATTATTTATTGAATCATCAAAAAAATCCCAATGACGGATGGTGTTATTCATCAAGCGTTGGCTCGTTATTGTATACATACGAAAACCTTACAAAAGATGATTTACGCTTTTTTGCGGATATGCCGTTATGCCGAGATATAGAAATTAACGGTTCCCCTGTTATTACCGCATGTCATTCTTCGCCTGCAAGTACTACAGAATGGATAAAAGATAAACCGGAGCTGCTTGACAAATATATAGGCGAAATAAAAGGAGATATTCTTCTGTGCGGTCATACTCATCGAATTGGGTTATACCGCAATCACGATAAAACCGTGTTGTTTTGTCCCAGCTTCGGATTACCTCAGGACATGAACAGCGATGCACGATTTACAGTTTTGGAGCTTATGGATGGTAAATGGTCATATAAAATGCTTTCTATTGAAATTGATATCGAAAGGCTGATTTCTGAATTTGAGGAAAGCGGGCTTTCCAATAAGGCACCGGTTTGGTCTCGCACTATAATAAAATTGCTTATAGAAAAGCGAGACGCCCCTATGCAATGCGTTAGTCTTGCATGGGATAAAGCCAAAGCAGATAATTACAGTGGTGGTACAATATTACCGGAAGCTTATTGGAATGAAGCAGCAAAGGAGCTTGGAATATAG